A single window of Thermoanaerobaculia bacterium DNA harbors:
- a CDS encoding amidinotransferase: protein MIVDSPQAFRDAIAGGRFPVAHPTAARAAFLVSPLGFRLAEESATDNRYMDMKTGTSEERALVEHAHLAGALVGTLPVFTLPGDAQTPDAVFPNNVFATTKDRLILGAMRHEVRRREAKRSDIPSLFTGLFAKRIERLPEDCVAELTGPLIVDRGRNIGFCGLTERCDRRGADKMHEAFGLDLMFVFELDPAEYHTNVVMSVLASRALVIHPPSFRDPEVPRAIAGLYGERVLVITDAEKAAFAGNCIALSDRDVWMSEAAAQALTREHRADLAAWGFEVKSVALAEIEKAGGSLRCCVAEIY, encoded by the coding sequence ATGATCGTCGACTCCCCCCAGGCCTTCCGCGACGCGATCGCGGGAGGCCGTTTTCCCGTTGCGCACCCCACCGCGGCGCGCGCCGCCTTCCTGGTCTCGCCGCTCGGCTTCCGGCTCGCGGAGGAGTCGGCGACCGACAACCGCTACATGGACATGAAGACCGGCACGTCGGAGGAGCGCGCACTGGTGGAGCATGCCCACCTCGCAGGAGCGCTGGTCGGTACCCTCCCGGTCTTCACCCTGCCCGGCGACGCGCAAACTCCCGACGCCGTCTTCCCGAACAACGTCTTCGCGACGACGAAGGACAGACTCATCCTCGGCGCCATGCGCCACGAGGTGCGCCGCAGAGAGGCAAAGCGCTCCGACATTCCGTCCCTATTTACTGGTCTTTTCGCGAAACGCATCGAGCGACTGCCGGAAGACTGCGTCGCCGAACTGACCGGCCCGCTGATCGTCGATCGAGGAAGAAACATCGGCTTCTGCGGCCTCACGGAACGCTGCGACCGCAGGGGAGCCGACAAGATGCACGAGGCCTTCGGCCTCGATCTGATGTTCGTCTTCGAGCTCGATCCGGCCGAGTACCACACCAACGTCGTCATGTCGGTGCTGGCGAGCCGCGCCCTGGTCATCCACCCGCCGTCGTTCCGCGACCCCGAGGTGCCGCGGGCGATCGCCGGCCTTTACGGCGAGCGGGTCCTCGTGATCACGGACGCCGAGAAGGCGGCCTTCGCCGGCAACTGCATCGCGCTCTCGGACCGCGACGTCTGGATGAGCGAAGCCGCCGCGCAAGCGCTCACCCGGGAGCACCGCGCCGACCTCGCCGCCTGGGGATTCGAAGTGAAGTCCGTGGCGCTCGCCGAGATCGAGAAGGCGGGCGGCTCCCTGCGCTGCTGCGTCGCCGAAATCTACTGA
- a CDS encoding succinate dehydrogenase/fumarate reductase iron-sulfur subunit, whose amino-acid sequence MKLKLKVWRQPAADAPGRMVAYEAPDVSPHMSFLEMLDVLNERLVGRGEEPIAFDHDCREGICGTCGFVINGVAHGGQKGTTVCQLHMRHFKDGDELTLEPWRSRAFPVLRDLMVDRSAFDRIIQAGGFVSVNTGSAPDGNAIPIPKIDSDLAMDAAQCIGCGACVAQCPNGAAQLFTSAKISHLALLPQGQPERYLRVESMVAQLEEEMFGSCTNYGECEAVCPKQISVDFIAQLNRDYLKAKIAPPRMARGAAGGAG is encoded by the coding sequence ATGAAGCTCAAGCTCAAGGTCTGGCGGCAGCCGGCCGCCGATGCTCCGGGCAGGATGGTCGCCTACGAGGCCCCCGATGTCAGTCCCCACATGTCGTTTCTCGAGATGCTCGACGTCCTCAACGAGCGTCTGGTCGGCCGCGGCGAGGAGCCCATCGCCTTCGACCACGACTGCCGCGAAGGAATCTGCGGCACCTGCGGCTTCGTGATCAACGGTGTCGCCCACGGCGGACAGAAGGGGACCACCGTCTGTCAGCTGCACATGCGCCACTTCAAGGACGGCGACGAGCTGACCCTCGAGCCCTGGCGGTCGCGGGCCTTCCCCGTGCTGCGCGACCTGATGGTCGACCGGAGCGCCTTCGACCGCATCATCCAGGCAGGCGGGTTCGTGTCGGTGAATACCGGCTCGGCGCCCGACGGCAACGCCATCCCGATCCCGAAGATCGACTCCGATCTGGCGATGGACGCCGCCCAGTGCATCGGCTGCGGCGCCTGCGTTGCGCAGTGCCCGAACGGCGCCGCGCAGCTCTTCACCTCGGCCAAGATCTCGCACCTCGCCCTCCTGCCGCAGGGTCAGCCGGAGCGCTACCTGCGGGTGGAGTCGATGGTCGCGCAGCTCGAGGAGGAGATGTTCGGCAGCTGCACGAACTACGGCGAGTGCGAGGCGGTCTGCCCGAAGCAGATCTCGGTCGACTTCATCGCCCAGCTGAACCGCGACTACCTCAAGGCGAAGATCGCGCCGCCGCGCATGGCTCGCGGCGCCGCGGGCGGCGCCGGCTGA
- a CDS encoding fumarate reductase/succinate dehydrogenase flavoprotein subunit yields the protein MQLDARIPDGPIETKWERTKFDMKLVNPANKRRFSVIVVGSGLAGASAAASLAELGYKVSCFCYQDSPRRAHSIAAQGGINAAKNYQNDGDSVYRLFYDTVKGGDFRAREANVYRLAEVSVEIIDQCVAQGVPFAREYGGMLANRSFGGAQVSRTFYARGQTGQQLLLGAYQALSRQIGLGNVRMFPRTEMLDVVVDEGRARGIITRDLVTGSIGRHAAHAVVLATGGYGNVFYLSTNATGCNATAIWRAHKRGAFFGNPCYTQIHPTCIPVSGEYQSKLTLMSESLRNDGRIWVPKKKGDTRKAGDIPEAERDYYLEVKYPSFGNLVPRDVASRNAKAVCDEGRGVGPGGLGVYLDFAESIGRLGQKAIAERYGNLFEMYEKITGEDPYSVPMRIYPAVHYTMGGLWVDYHLMSTVPGLFVAGEANFSDHGANRLGASALMQGLADGYFVIPYTVGDYLVKHMGEKLDTASAPFAAAEAEVASRVSQLLAVGGKRSVDSIHRELGKIMWEHCGMARNASGLKAALEKIPALRQEFRENVNVLGSGESLNQSLEKAGRVADFLELGELMCKDALERAESCGGHFREESQTPEGEALRDDEKFSYVAAWQNLGAEKGWALHKEPLAFEHVHLAQRSYK from the coding sequence ATGCAGCTCGATGCCAGAATTCCCGACGGCCCGATCGAGACCAAGTGGGAGCGCACGAAGTTCGACATGAAGCTGGTGAATCCGGCGAACAAGCGCCGTTTCTCCGTCATCGTCGTCGGTTCGGGGCTCGCCGGGGCCTCGGCGGCCGCGTCGCTCGCCGAGCTCGGCTACAAGGTGAGCTGCTTCTGCTACCAGGACTCGCCCCGGCGCGCGCATTCGATCGCCGCCCAGGGGGGCATCAACGCCGCCAAGAACTACCAGAACGACGGCGACAGCGTCTACCGGCTGTTCTACGACACCGTGAAGGGCGGTGATTTCCGGGCGCGCGAGGCGAACGTCTATCGCCTCGCCGAGGTCTCGGTCGAGATCATCGACCAGTGCGTGGCGCAGGGCGTACCGTTCGCGCGGGAGTACGGCGGCATGCTCGCCAACCGCTCGTTCGGCGGCGCCCAGGTCTCGCGCACCTTCTACGCCCGCGGCCAGACCGGGCAGCAACTGCTGCTGGGCGCCTATCAGGCGCTGTCGCGGCAGATCGGTCTCGGCAACGTCCGGATGTTCCCACGCACCGAGATGCTCGACGTTGTGGTCGACGAGGGCCGCGCCCGGGGCATCATCACCCGCGACCTGGTCACGGGGTCGATCGGCCGGCATGCCGCGCACGCGGTGGTGCTGGCGACCGGCGGCTACGGCAACGTCTTCTATCTGTCCACGAACGCCACCGGCTGCAACGCGACGGCGATCTGGCGCGCCCACAAGCGCGGCGCCTTCTTCGGCAACCCGTGCTACACGCAGATCCACCCGACCTGCATTCCGGTGTCGGGGGAGTACCAGTCGAAGCTCACGCTGATGTCCGAGTCGCTGCGCAACGACGGCCGGATCTGGGTGCCGAAGAAGAAGGGCGACACCCGCAAGGCCGGCGACATTCCGGAGGCCGAGCGCGACTACTACCTCGAGGTGAAGTACCCGAGCTTCGGGAACCTCGTGCCGCGCGACGTCGCCTCGCGCAACGCCAAGGCGGTCTGCGACGAAGGCAGGGGAGTCGGTCCGGGCGGCCTCGGGGTCTATCTCGACTTCGCCGAGTCGATCGGCCGGCTGGGTCAGAAGGCGATCGCCGAGCGCTACGGCAACCTGTTCGAGATGTACGAGAAGATCACCGGCGAAGACCCCTACAGCGTGCCGATGCGGATCTACCCGGCCGTCCACTACACGATGGGCGGGCTGTGGGTCGACTATCACCTGATGTCGACCGTGCCCGGACTGTTCGTGGCCGGCGAAGCGAACTTCTCGGACCATGGCGCGAACCGGCTGGGAGCCTCGGCCCTCATGCAGGGGCTGGCCGACGGCTACTTCGTGATTCCGTACACCGTCGGCGACTACCTGGTGAAGCACATGGGGGAGAAGCTCGACACCGCGAGCGCCCCGTTCGCCGCCGCGGAGGCCGAAGTCGCCTCGCGGGTGAGTCAACTTCTGGCGGTCGGCGGCAAGCGCTCGGTCGACTCGATCCACCGCGAGCTCGGGAAGATCATGTGGGAGCACTGCGGCATGGCAAGGAATGCCTCGGGCCTCAAGGCCGCGCTGGAGAAGATTCCCGCCCTGCGCCAGGAGTTCCGCGAGAACGTCAATGTCCTCGGATCGGGTGAGAGCCTGAATCAGTCGCTCGAGAAGGCCGGCCGGGTCGCCGACTTTCTCGAGCTGGGCGAGCTCATGTGCAAGGACGCGCTCGAGCGGGCGGAGTCGTGCGGCGGACACTTCCGCGAGGAGAGCCAGACCCCCGAGGGCGAGGCCCTGCGCGACGACGAGAAGTTCTCCTACGTCGCCGCCTGGCAGAACCTGGGGGCGGAAAAGGGCTGGGCGCTCCACAAGGAGCCCCTGGCCTTCGAGCATGTCCACCTCGCCCAAAGGAGCTACAAGTGA
- a CDS encoding succinate dehydrogenase cytochrome b subunit → MTATVGFSRTTLGKKAVMAVTGLILFGFVFIHMFGNLKLYQGEAKFDHYAEALRELGKPILGSGQALWIARAVLLAAVLLHIWSAWSLTLQSRRARPVRYQSHELLQSSYAVRTMRWGGVLLLLFVIYHLAHLTLGSAHPDFVPGKVYQNVIVGFQVGWVAAFYIVANIALGFHLFHGLWSFFQTLGWNQPAWNPWRRRFATLFAIVITLGNVSFPIAVLTGVVR, encoded by the coding sequence ATGACCGCGACCGTCGGCTTTTCTCGTACGACCCTGGGGAAGAAGGCGGTGATGGCCGTGACCGGCCTCATCCTGTTCGGCTTCGTCTTCATCCACATGTTCGGCAATCTGAAGCTCTACCAGGGCGAGGCGAAGTTCGATCACTACGCCGAAGCGCTGCGCGAGCTCGGGAAGCCGATTCTCGGCTCCGGCCAGGCGCTGTGGATCGCCCGCGCGGTGCTGCTCGCGGCGGTTCTGCTGCACATCTGGTCCGCCTGGTCGCTCACGCTGCAGTCGCGCCGCGCCCGGCCGGTGCGCTACCAGAGCCACGAGCTGCTGCAGTCGAGCTATGCCGTGCGCACGATGCGCTGGGGCGGCGTCCTCCTGCTGCTCTTCGTGATCTACCACCTGGCGCACCTGACTCTGGGATCGGCGCACCCCGACTTCGTCCCCGGCAAGGTCTACCAGAACGTCATCGTCGGATTCCAGGTCGGCTGGGTCGCGGCCTTCTACATCGTGGCGAACATCGCGCTCGGCTTCCACCTGTTCCACGGGCTCTGGAGCTTCTTCCAGACACTCGGTTGGAACCAGCCGGCGTGGAATCCGTGGCGCCGCCGGTTCGCGACGCTGTTCGCCATCGTGATCACCCTCGGCAACGTCTCATTCCCGATCGCCGTGCTGACCGGCGTGGTGAGGTAG
- the pcnB gene encoding polynucleotide adenylyltransferase PcnB yields MSVSVPPTAASDSIPPRIVARSEHAVSRSRIQKEALKVLYRLQESGYLAYMVGGSVRDLLLGRQPKDFDIATDAKPQEIRRVFRNARIIGRRFRLVHILFGDVVVEVSTFRCEPRLAAPGANSEPELLITSDNSFGTAVEDAFRRDFTVNALFYNIADFSILDYVGGMEDLRQSVLRTIGDPQVRFREDPVRMLRACELAGRLDFTIEAESQAAIHDLRQELTKASPARVSEELVALLRCGSSGKAMQWMLDLGVLEVLLPEAYAMVQASERGLGDFGKILPTLDRKIAAGRQVSDGGLLAALLLPGVLLRRFDIEALARKALRREQLALLVDEVCAPFIKRFALSRVRTQQTTDALKGFLRLCEPHRTAGERHLAVSRSWFPDALWLFELLAEATAEGFEELAQWQAASRRRPVLASGDSLGAPLGGARAAPPRKRPRRRKRR; encoded by the coding sequence TTGAGCGTCTCCGTCCCACCCACCGCAGCGAGCGACTCGATCCCACCGCGCATCGTCGCCCGTTCCGAGCATGCGGTCTCCCGCAGCCGGATCCAGAAAGAGGCGCTGAAGGTCCTCTATCGCCTGCAGGAGTCCGGCTATCTCGCCTACATGGTCGGTGGCAGCGTCCGTGACCTGCTGCTCGGGCGCCAGCCGAAGGACTTCGACATCGCGACCGACGCCAAGCCGCAGGAGATCCGCCGGGTCTTCCGCAACGCCCGGATCATCGGTCGACGATTCCGGCTGGTGCACATCCTGTTCGGCGACGTGGTCGTGGAGGTCTCGACCTTTCGCTGCGAGCCCCGGCTGGCGGCGCCGGGCGCGAACTCGGAACCCGAGCTGCTGATCACCAGCGACAACAGCTTCGGAACCGCGGTCGAAGACGCCTTCCGCCGCGACTTCACAGTCAACGCTCTCTTCTACAACATCGCCGACTTCTCGATTCTCGACTACGTCGGCGGCATGGAGGATCTCCGCCAGAGCGTTCTGCGCACGATCGGCGATCCGCAAGTGCGCTTCCGCGAAGATCCCGTGCGGATGCTGCGCGCCTGCGAGCTCGCCGGGCGGCTCGATTTCACGATCGAGGCGGAGAGCCAGGCGGCGATCCACGATCTCCGGCAGGAGCTCACCAAGGCGTCGCCGGCGCGCGTCAGCGAAGAGCTCGTGGCGCTCCTGCGCTGCGGCAGCTCGGGCAAGGCCATGCAGTGGATGCTCGACCTCGGGGTGCTCGAAGTTCTGCTGCCCGAGGCCTACGCGATGGTCCAGGCGAGCGAGCGCGGCCTCGGCGACTTCGGCAAGATCCTCCCCACGCTCGACCGCAAGATCGCTGCCGGCCGGCAAGTCTCGGACGGCGGTCTTCTGGCTGCGCTCCTCCTGCCCGGCGTGCTGCTGCGCCGCTTCGACATCGAGGCTCTGGCGAGGAAGGCCCTGCGCCGCGAGCAACTCGCCCTGCTGGTCGACGAAGTCTGTGCCCCGTTCATCAAGCGCTTCGCCCTCTCGCGCGTTCGCACCCAGCAGACCACCGACGCGCTCAAGGGCTTCCTGCGCCTCTGCGAGCCCCACCGCACCGCCGGCGAGCGCCATCTCGCGGTGTCGAGATCCTGGTTCCCCGACGCCCTCTGGCTCTTCGAGCTGCTCGCCGAGGCGACCGCCGAGGGTTTCGAGGAGCTGGCTCAGTGGCAGGCGGCCTCCCGCCGGCGCCCGGTGCTGGCTTCCGGCGATTCCCTCGGCGCGCCCCTCGGCGGCGCCCGTGCAGCGCCGCCGCGCAAGCGCCCCCGCCGGCGCAAGCGGCGCTGA
- a CDS encoding beta-lactamase family protein — protein MTAFATDGLFDRGRLGRTAAEIEEQIDAGLELGGQLFLALRGAVVADVAFGEARPGEPMRRDHLMLWMSSTKPVAAVAICQLWERGRLELDDPVARHIPEFAQGGKERVTVRHLLTHTGGVRMLATGWPEAGWEGTVARVCAQRLEPRWEPGRKAGYHLASSWFILGELVHRLDGRRFERYVREEIFEPLGAFDCWIGMPAERFRDYGSRIAPMFDTSAASASASGPTAAAAEAGVAAAGPALSESGATAEARLVVPSPGGNGCGPVSELARLYRMLIAGGELDGRRLLRRETVEALAARHRVGMVDATFRARLDWGLGVIVNSAHYQEPQMPYGYGPLAGPRTFGHSGARSSTAFADPDAGLVAALAVNGMPSDDAHRQRFERLAEALYRDLELDRPAPLAPASEAI, from the coding sequence GTGACGGCGTTCGCCACCGACGGTCTCTTCGACCGCGGCCGCCTCGGCCGGACCGCCGCCGAGATCGAAGAGCAGATCGACGCCGGCCTCGAGCTCGGCGGGCAGCTCTTCCTCGCTCTACGCGGTGCGGTCGTCGCCGATGTCGCCTTCGGCGAGGCTCGCCCGGGCGAGCCGATGCGCCGGGACCACCTGATGCTCTGGATGTCGTCCACCAAGCCGGTCGCGGCGGTCGCGATCTGCCAGCTCTGGGAACGCGGCCGGCTCGAGCTCGACGATCCGGTCGCTCGACACATCCCCGAATTCGCGCAGGGCGGCAAAGAGCGGGTGACCGTGCGCCATCTGCTGACGCACACCGGGGGAGTGCGCATGCTCGCGACCGGCTGGCCGGAGGCCGGCTGGGAGGGCACCGTGGCCCGCGTCTGCGCGCAGCGCCTCGAACCGCGCTGGGAGCCGGGGAGGAAGGCCGGCTACCACCTGGCCTCGAGCTGGTTCATCCTCGGCGAGCTCGTTCACCGGCTCGACGGGCGGCGGTTCGAACGCTATGTTCGCGAGGAGATCTTCGAGCCTCTCGGGGCATTCGACTGCTGGATCGGCATGCCCGCGGAGCGCTTCCGCGACTACGGCTCGAGGATCGCGCCGATGTTCGATACCAGCGCAGCATCGGCGTCGGCATCGGGGCCGACTGCGGCCGCGGCCGAAGCCGGGGTTGCGGCGGCCGGGCCCGCGCTGAGCGAGAGCGGTGCGACTGCCGAGGCCCGCCTGGTCGTGCCGTCGCCCGGTGGCAACGGCTGCGGGCCGGTGAGCGAGCTCGCCCGGCTCTACCGGATGTTGATCGCTGGCGGAGAGCTCGACGGCCGGCGCCTGCTGCGCCGGGAGACGGTCGAGGCGCTCGCGGCGCGCCACCGGGTCGGCATGGTCGACGCCACCTTCCGCGCCCGTCTCGACTGGGGCCTGGGGGTCATCGTCAATTCGGCGCACTACCAGGAGCCGCAGATGCCGTACGGCTACGGGCCGCTCGCGGGGCCGCGGACCTTCGGTCACAGCGGTGCGCGCAGTTCGACGGCGTTCGCCGATCCCGACGCCGGGCTGGTCGCGGCGCTGGCGGTGAACGGGATGCCGTCCGACGACGCCCATCGTCAGCGCTTCGAGCGCCTGGCCGAAGCCCTCTATCGGGATCTGGAGCTCGACCGCCCGGCTCCGCTCGCTCCCGCATCCGAAGCGATATAG
- a CDS encoding symmetrical bis(5'-nucleosyl)-tetraphosphatase, translating to MLSSDRMATWAIGDVHGCYRTLRKLLKKIDFAKSTDRLWFTGDLVNRGPRSLEVLEWAADHDWRIESVLGNHDLHLLAVAFGVAHERPRDTLRPILKSSRQVPLLDWLRRRPLAVGTPARLMVHAGLLPAWTAEETLSTAARLESRLRGEGAAQLLATLRRKGGEAEEESAEVRALRVLALVRTVRADGELCREFAGPPEEAPKGCLPWYEVPGRKSAGTEIVFGHWAAAGFRQGARILALDSGCAWGGQLTAVRLEDGERVQVGNAE from the coding sequence TTGCTATCCTCCGACCGGATGGCGACCTGGGCGATCGGCGATGTGCATGGGTGCTACCGCACCCTGCGCAAGCTCCTGAAGAAGATCGACTTCGCGAAGAGCACCGACCGTCTCTGGTTCACCGGCGACCTGGTGAACCGGGGGCCGCGTTCGCTCGAGGTGCTCGAGTGGGCCGCCGATCACGACTGGCGAATCGAATCGGTCCTCGGCAACCACGACCTGCATCTGCTGGCGGTCGCTTTCGGCGTCGCCCACGAACGGCCGCGCGACACCCTGCGCCCGATCCTGAAGTCCAGCCGCCAGGTTCCGCTGCTCGACTGGCTGCGCCGCCGGCCGCTCGCCGTCGGCACCCCGGCCCGCCTCATGGTGCACGCGGGGCTGCTGCCGGCCTGGACGGCGGAGGAGACGCTTTCGACCGCCGCGCGCCTCGAGAGCCGCCTGCGCGGCGAGGGCGCGGCGCAACTCCTCGCGACTCTCCGGCGCAAGGGAGGCGAGGCCGAGGAGGAGAGCGCCGAGGTGCGCGCGCTGCGCGTTCTCGCTCTGGTGCGCACCGTGCGCGCCGACGGCGAGCTCTGTCGCGAGTTCGCCGGTCCACCGGAGGAGGCTCCGAAGGGTTGCCTGCCCTGGTACGAAGTCCCCGGCCGGAAGAGCGCCGGGACGGAGATCGTCTTCGGACACTGGGCGGCGGCGGGTTTTCGACAGGGTGCGAGGATCCTCGCCCTGGACTCCGGCTGCGCCTGGGGCGGACAACTGACCGCCGTGCGCCTGGAGGACGGCGAGCGCGTTCAGGTCGGGAACGCCGAGTGA
- the typA gene encoding translational GTPase TypA — translation MSRSQRTDVRNIAIIAHVDHGKTTLVDAMLWQSGIFRANEAVMERVMDSIDLEREKGITIMAKNTSIIYKGTRINIVDTPGHADFGGEVERTLKMVDGVMLLVDASEGPLPQTRFVLRKAFEANLTPIVVINKIDRPDARINEVVNEVYDLFIDLDASEEQLEFPVLYCNARKGLCRTSPDGEDTLLAPLFEQIVTTVPPPDYDPEMPLQFLITSLAYDDYVGRLAIGRIFSGSVKKAQEVSRIRIDGGVETAKVTVLYGYDGLARTEIAEAGPGDIVAIAGLSEVAIGETLSSVENPQALPQIRVEEPTIAMVFSINNSPMSGREGTHVTSRKLKDRLAKELLTNVAIRVEETDTADAMKVSGRGELQLAILIEMMRREGYELSVGKPEVITRMVDGKLAEPMEQLIVDCPEDFIGVLTQKLGARRGRMTKMVNHGTGRVGIEYRIPSRGLIGFRTEFLTDTKGQGIMNSLFDGWDFWQGDIEHRATGALVSDRPGKVTAYAIEGLQPRGVLFVSPTDEVYEGMIVGEHARGNDLDVNIVKEKKLTNMRASGSDDTVHLVPPRLMNLEQALEFIKEDELVEVTPKAFRLRKRILKANQR, via the coding sequence GTGAGCCGCAGTCAACGGACGGACGTCCGCAACATCGCCATTATCGCCCACGTCGACCACGGCAAGACGACGCTCGTCGACGCCATGCTCTGGCAAAGCGGGATCTTTCGCGCCAACGAAGCTGTCATGGAACGGGTCATGGATTCGATCGATCTCGAGCGCGAAAAAGGGATCACGATCATGGCCAAGAACACCTCGATCATCTACAAGGGGACGCGGATCAACATCGTCGACACCCCTGGCCACGCCGATTTCGGCGGCGAGGTCGAGCGCACCCTGAAGATGGTCGACGGCGTGATGCTCCTCGTCGACGCCTCGGAGGGACCTCTGCCGCAGACGCGCTTCGTGCTGCGCAAGGCCTTCGAAGCCAACCTCACGCCGATCGTGGTGATCAACAAGATCGACCGCCCGGACGCGCGGATCAACGAAGTGGTCAACGAGGTCTACGACCTGTTCATCGATCTCGACGCTTCGGAAGAGCAGCTCGAGTTCCCGGTCCTCTACTGCAACGCACGCAAGGGTCTCTGCCGCACCTCACCCGACGGCGAGGACACGCTCCTCGCGCCGCTCTTCGAGCAGATCGTCACGACGGTTCCGCCGCCCGACTACGACCCGGAGATGCCCTTGCAGTTCCTGATCACCAGCCTCGCCTACGACGACTACGTCGGGCGGCTGGCGATCGGCCGCATCTTCAGTGGCTCGGTGAAGAAGGCGCAGGAGGTCTCGCGTATCCGGATCGACGGCGGGGTCGAGACCGCCAAGGTCACCGTGCTCTACGGCTACGACGGTCTGGCGCGCACCGAGATCGCCGAGGCCGGCCCGGGCGACATCGTCGCGATCGCGGGGCTCTCGGAGGTCGCGATCGGCGAGACCCTCTCGTCGGTCGAGAATCCGCAGGCGCTGCCGCAGATCCGTGTCGAGGAGCCGACGATCGCCATGGTCTTCTCGATCAACAACTCGCCGATGTCCGGCCGCGAGGGCACTCACGTCACCAGTCGCAAGCTCAAGGATCGCCTGGCGAAGGAGCTGCTCACCAACGTCGCGATCCGCGTCGAGGAAACCGACACCGCCGACGCCATGAAGGTCTCGGGCCGCGGCGAGCTGCAGCTCGCGATCCTGATCGAGATGATGCGCCGCGAAGGCTACGAGCTCTCGGTCGGCAAGCCCGAGGTCATCACCCGCATGGTCGACGGCAAGCTCGCCGAGCCGATGGAGCAGCTGATCGTCGACTGTCCCGAGGACTTCATCGGCGTCCTGACGCAGAAGCTCGGCGCGCGCCGCGGCCGGATGACCAAGATGGTCAACCACGGCACCGGCCGGGTCGGCATCGAGTACCGCATCCCGTCGCGCGGCCTGATCGGCTTCCGCACCGAGTTCCTGACCGACACCAAGGGCCAGGGCATCATGAACTCGCTGTTCGACGGCTGGGATTTCTGGCAGGGTGACATCGAGCACCGGGCGACCGGCGCTCTGGTCTCCGACCGTCCCGGCAAGGTCACCGCCTACGCCATCGAGGGCCTGCAGCCGCGCGGCGTCCTCTTCGTCTCGCCGACGGACGAGGTCTACGAGGGAATGATCGTCGGCGAGCATGCCCGTGGCAACGACCTCGACGTCAACATCGTCAAGGAGAAGAAGCTCACCAACATGCGTGCTTCCGGCTCCGACGACACCGTGCATCTCGTTCCGCCGCGCCTCATGAACCTCGAGCAGGCGCTCGAGTTCATCAAGGAGGACGAGCTGGTCGAAGTCACCCCCAAGGCCTTCCGCCTGCGCAAACGGATCCTCAAGGCCAACCAGCGCTAG
- a CDS encoding transposase, with product MTRIPRWVVPGVPHHVTQRGNRRQTTFFRALDYELYRQLMADQCQRYSVAIWAYSLLPNHVHLIAVPREPGSLARAVGEAHRRYTTIINRREGWTGCLWQGRFSSFAMDEPHLYAATRYVLMNPVRAGLADRAVDWPYSSARAHVERGADDLVEVEGLDRRIGDWSALLADSSTWSERTRMRRHEKSGFPLGDERFLAEIAKATGRELLSNCCRVGHPRGSRRTSRS from the coding sequence ATGACCAGAATCCCGCGATGGGTTGTTCCGGGCGTACCCCACCACGTCACCCAAAGGGGAAACCGGCGGCAGACGACCTTCTTCCGCGCTCTCGACTACGAGCTCTACCGGCAGCTCATGGCCGACCAGTGCCAGAGGTACTCGGTCGCGATCTGGGCTTACAGTCTTCTTCCCAACCACGTTCACCTGATCGCTGTACCGCGCGAACCAGGGAGCCTCGCACGCGCTGTAGGGGAGGCCCATAGACGCTACACGACGATCATCAACCGGAGAGAGGGCTGGACCGGTTGCCTCTGGCAAGGCCGGTTCTCCTCCTTTGCGATGGATGAGCCGCATCTCTATGCGGCGACACGCTATGTCCTGATGAATCCGGTTCGCGCCGGCCTGGCTGATCGTGCTGTCGACTGGCCCTATTCCAGCGCGCGGGCCCATGTCGAGCGCGGAGCCGACGACCTGGTCGAAGTCGAAGGCCTCGACAGGCGTATCGGCGACTGGAGCGCCCTTCTCGCAGACTCGTCGACTTGGAGTGAAAGGACCCGCATGAGGCGGCACGAGAAGAGTGGCTTTCCGCTCGGAGACGAGCGCTTTCTGGCAGAGATTGCCAAGGCGACTGGCCGCGAACTGCTTTCCAACTGCTGCCGGGTTGGACATCCTCGAGGATCTCGTCGCACCTCGCGCAGCTGA